In Paramisgurnus dabryanus chromosome 7, PD_genome_1.1, whole genome shotgun sequence, the following are encoded in one genomic region:
- the gpr61l gene encoding probable G-protein coupled receptor: MERALMLGLLTNHTTPNVASGQRSTTKPTPPSLEEVIHSESQIKDLVGLFCMVTLNLAALLGNSGVMVAIARAPHTKKYVFVCHLCAVDLLCAILLMPLGIVTSSPLFSTVAFTVLECQVYIFLNVFLICASILTVTAISIERYYYIVHPMRYEVKMTLNLALGVMVFIWVKSILLALVTLLGWPAYGNQSSIAAAHCSLHWSHSRLRKVFAIIFSMLCFLIPAIVIFTVYCNVYKVARTAARQHAPLPTWTASQAKHRSDSINSQTTIIATTRSLPQRLSPERVFGGGKAAITLVVIVGQFLICWLPYFSFHLYMSITTPLQSPGDIEEAVTWLAYASFAVNPFFYGLLNRQIREELIKLRKCCASRPIELRASSHEGSVQENFLQFLQRTSSAAETTRPSCGNSSPRNTEDQGPRLPGQISEE; this comes from the coding sequence ATGGAGAGGGCACTGATGCTCGGTCTCCTGACCAATCACACCACTCCAAATGTAGCGTCTGGCCAGCGGAGCACAACCAAGCCCACCCCTCCCAGCCTGGAGGAGGTCATCCATTCAGAATCCCAGATCAAGGATCTCGTCGGGCTTTTTTGCATGGTGACCCTCAACCTCGCAGCACTACTGGGCAACAGCGGAGTTATGGTGGCCATTGCCCGTGCCCCTCATACAAAAAAATACGTATTTGTGTGCCATTTGTGTGCAGTTGACTTACTTTGTGCCATATTGCTGATGCCTCTTGGGATAGTGACAAGTTCTCCGCTCTTCAGCACTGTAGCATTTACAGTTCTGGAGTGCCAGGTGTACATCTTTTTAAATGTGTTCCTCATCTGTGCCTCGATTTTAACTGTGACTGCCATCAGCATAGAGCGCTATTATTACATTGTACACCCCATGCGCTACGAGGTGAAGATGACTTTAAACCTTGCACTTGGTGTTATGGTCTTCATTTGGGTCAAATCCATCCTGCTGGCTTTGGTTACGCTGCTCGGTTGGCCGGCGTACGGAAACCAGAGCTCCATCGCCGCAGCCCATTGCTCTTTACACTGGAGTCACAGTCGACTTAGGAAAGTTTTCGCGATTATCTTCAGCATGCTTTGCTTTTTGATTCCTGCCATTGTGATTTTCACCGTGTATTGCAATGTTTACAAAGTCGCACGGACGGCTGCCCGCCAGCATGCTCCGTTGCCCACCTGGACAGCTAGCCAAGCCAAGCATCGCTCTGATTCCATCAACAGTCAGACCACCATCATAGCCACGACACGCAGCCTGCCCCAGCGACTGTCTCCAGAGCGGGTTTTTGGGGGCGGGAAAGCCGCCATCACCTTGGTTGTCATTGTGGGTCAGTTTCTAATATGTTGGCTCCCATACTTCAGTTTTCACCTTTATATGTCCATCACCACCCCACTGCAGAGTCCAGGGGACATTGAAGAGGCCGTCACGTGGCTAGCATACGCCTCTTTTGCTGTGAATCCGTTCTTTTACGGTCTTCTGAACAGACAGATCCGTGAGGAACTGATAAAGCTGAGAAAATGTTGTGCCAGTAGACCCATTGAACTTCGGGCCTCCAGTCACGAAGGTTCCGTTCAGGAGAACTTTCTACAGTTTTTGCAGAGGACCAGCAGCGCAGCTGAGACCACCAGACCTAGTTGTGGCAATTCCAGCCCGAGGAACACCGAGGACCAGGGTCCAAGGTTACCCGGTCAGATCTCGGAGGAATGA
- the cav3 gene encoding caveolin-3, whose translation MADQYNTNEEKILKDRHTKEIDLINRDPKQINEDVVKVDFEDVIAEPDGTHSMDGVWKASFTTFTVSKYWCYRVLSAVFGIPVALLWGFCFACISFCHIWAVMPCIKSYLIEIQCLSRIYSLCIHTFCDPLFEALGKIFSTVRVALRKEV comes from the exons ATGGCGGACCAGTACAACACCAACGAGGAGAAAATCCTAAAGGACAGGCACACAAAGGAGATCGACTTGATCAACAGGGACCCTAAACAGATCAATGAAGATGTTGTGAAG GTGGATTTTGAAGATGTGATAGCTGAGCCGGATGGCACTCACAGTATGGATGGAGTCTGGAAGGCCAGCTTCACCACCTTCACCGTCTCCAAATACTGGTGCTACCGTGTGCTGTCAGCTGTCTTCGGCATCCCAGTGGCTCTGCTGTGGGGCTTTTGTTTTGCCTGCATCTCCTTCTGCCACATTTGGGCCGTCATGCCCTGCATTAAGAGTTATCTGATCGAGATCCAATGCCTGAGCCGAATTTACTCTCTCTGCATTCACACCTTCTGTGACCCCTTGTTTGAAGCTCTCGGGAAGATATTCAGCACGGTTCGGGTGGCGTTACGCAAAGAGGTTTAG
- the oxtra gene encoding oxytocin receptor, with the protein MGDLFKDQDFGSFNESFKNSSIDNGTYSVNQTANPLKRNEEVAKVEVTVLALVLFLALAGNLCVLVAIHTAKHSQSRMYYFMKHLSIADLVVAVFQVLPQLIWDITFRFYGPDILCRLVKYLQTVGMFASTYMLVLMSIDRCMAICQPLRSLHKRQDRCYVILSWALSLILSIPQVHIFSLREVGDGVYDCWGDFVQPWGAKAYITWISLTIYIIPVTILSFCYGLISFKIWQNFKRKTKRDQCITLTPSASKSHAIARVSSVKLISKAKITTVKMTFVIVLAYIVCWTPFFSVQMWSAWDPEAPREAMPFIISMLLASLNSCCNPWIYMFFAGHLFHDLKQNLLCCSNFYLKSSQCRYDPEHESRKSNSSTYVIKSTSSQRSITQTSVT; encoded by the exons ATGGGGGACCTTTTCAAGGATCAAGACTTTGGGTCCTTCAACGAGTCATTCAAAAACTCCAGCATTGACAATGGCACTTATAGTGTGAACCAGACTGCAAATCCTCTAAAGAGAAATGAAGAAGTGGCTAAAGTGGAAGTCACTGTACTAGCGCTCGTGCTGTTTTTGGCGCTCGCTGGAAACTTGTGCGTCCTCGTCGCTATCCACACAGCCAAGCACAGTCAGTCTCGTATGTATTACTTCATGAAACATCTCAGCATCGCAGACCTGGTTGTTGCTGTCTTCCAGGTTCTCCCTCAACTCATCTGGGACATCACCTTTCGTTTCTATGGACCTGATATCCTTTGCAGATTGGTGAAATATCTTCAAACTGTGGGGATGTTCGCATCCACTTACATGTTGGTACTGATGTCCATAGACAGATGCATGGCGATCTGTCAGCCTCTTCGTTCTCTTCACAAACGACAGGACCGCTGTTATGTGATTTTGTCTTGGGCACTAAGCTTAATTTTAAGCATCCCGCAGGTTCATATATTCTCCTTACGGGAGGTTGGCGATGGAGTTTATGACTGCTGGGGAGATTTCGTGCAACCTTGGGGCGCCAAAGCTTACATTACGTGGATTAGTCTGACCATATACATCATACCGGTGACTATCCTGAGTTTCTGCTACGGACTGATAAGCTTTAAGATATGGCAAAACTTTAAAAGGAAAACTAAGAGGGATCAGTGCATCACACTCACGCCCTCTGCGTCCAAAAGCCACGCGATCGCGCGCGTCAGCAGCGTCAAGCTCATCTCCAAGGCTAAAATCACTACGGTTAAAATGACTTTTGTTATTGTGCTGGCTTATATTGTGTGCTGGACGCCGTTTTTCTCGGTACAGATGTGGTCTGCCTGGGATCCAGAAGCACCAAGAGAGG CAATGCCATTCATCATCTCTATGTTGCTGGCAAGTCTAAACAGTTGCTGTAATCCCTGGATCTACATGTTTTTTGCTGGGCATCTATTCCATGACCTGAAGCAGAACCTGCTGTGCTGTTCCAACTTCTATCTGAAGTCGTCTCAATGCCGATACGATCCAGAACACGAATCTCGTAAGAGCAACTCCTCCACTTACGTGATCAAAAGTACCAGCAGCCAAAGGAGCATTACCCAGACATCTGTCACATAA